In Gigantopelta aegis isolate Gae_Host chromosome 14, Gae_host_genome, whole genome shotgun sequence, the following proteins share a genomic window:
- the LOC121389302 gene encoding alpha-N-acetylgalactosamine-specific lectin-like, whose protein sequence is MQCTTVRCFCLIAVVLCCFSATLSCDDGFRYAKLIRNVSFDDVTITNNVIYSLSDVRTKLTCALECQQNRYCVSFSYNGDRTCRLLSVKFANSANHVPSLGWRYYYPDPGYCPVVDGYVLIDRLNICFKASTNKQSFDKARDICSQSCARLIVLDTEEKNTAVNSYINATTGRGHYYIGLTDMVTEGVFVWQDGHTVGFTKWGGKEPNDAVDGEDCVVLKPWTARWNDVSCMMQYRYICEKHPW, encoded by the exons ATGCAGTGCACAACAGTGAGATGTTTTTGTCTGATAGCTGTGGTCCTGTGTTGTTTTAGCGCCACGCTGAG CTGTGATGATGGCTTCAGGTATGCCAAATTGATCAGAAATGTCTCATTTGATGATGTCACAATCACCAACAACGTCATATACTCTCTGAGTGATGTCAGAACGAAACTGACATGTGCACTGGAGTGTCAACAGAACCGTTACTGTGTCTCGTTTTCCTACAATGGTGATCGCACGTGCCGTCTGCTTTCTGTCAAGTTTGCGAACAGCGCCAATCATGTCCCTTCGTTAGGATGGCGTTACTACTATCCCGACCCAG GTTACTGTCCAGTCGTAGATGGGTATGTGCTGATTGACAGGCTGAACATATGTTTTAAGGCGTCAACGAACAAACAATCTTTTGACAAGGCACGTGACATCTGTAGCCAATCATGTGCCAGACTGATTGTCCTGGACACGGAGGAGAAAAATACAGCTGTCAATAGCTACATTAATGCAACAACAG gtCGAGGTCACTACTACATTGGCCTCACAGACATGGTCACCGAGGGAGTGTTCGTGTGGCAGGACGGACACACAGTCGGGTTCACGAAGTGGGGTGGTAAGGAGCCGAACGACGCCGTTGATGGTGAGGACTGCGTGGTGCTGAAACCGTGGACGGCGAGGTGGAACGACGTCTCCTGCATGATGCAGTATAGGTACATCTGTGAAAAACATCCATGGTGA